From one Lolium rigidum isolate FL_2022 chromosome 4, APGP_CSIRO_Lrig_0.1, whole genome shotgun sequence genomic stretch:
- the LOC124648944 gene encoding uncharacterized protein LOC124648944, with translation MDHVRSKSEVHHAMFLQEATVGLTTVSNKGGSDLPGSSQQPSDLLTVSIAMAAATPTSLLPAISPWLRSSMMLSLGSSPGSSAGGVPPWTRGPKPQGGLAVRGWKFPVTDKVEIYLALIYYFWREDILAKVRERT, from the exons TTTCTTCAAGAAGCTACAGTAGGATTAACTACTGTTTCCAACAAGGGTGGTTCTGACCTCCCAGGTTCTTCTCAGCAGCCCAGCGATCTTCTCACCGTCTCGATCGCCATGGCCGCTGCCACACCAACATCACTACTCCCGGCCATCTCCCCTTGGCTGAGGTCTTCGATGATGCTGAGCCTGGGCAGCAGTCCTGGTTCATCGGCTGGAGGAGTGCCTCCATGGACTCGTGGTCCAAAGCCACAGGGTGGCCTCGCAGTGCGCGGATGGAAATTCCCAGTTACAGACAAG GTGGAGATATATTTGGCATTGATTTACTATTTCTGGCGTGAAGATATATTAGCAAAAGTAAG GGAGAGAACATAG
- the LOC124646778 gene encoding protein Rf1, mitochondrial-like, whose protein sequence is MHFVKWGFCTHGDLVKAKEFVTEMKNKGMRPPGVGLFNSIMHNLCNEGRVMEAQDILDLIVHTGERPDVITFNTLIGGYCLVCKMEDAMKVFDAMVSYSLEPCSVTYGILINGYCKNRRIDDGLTLFQEMLRKGVKPTAFNYNVILDGLFLAGRIVDAKEKFHEMVESGLNVCIDTYCIVLGGLCRNNCSDEAITLFQKLRTANMKFDITIANIMIGAFYRVQRNQEAKNLFAAIPANGLVANIVTYNIMMGNLIKEGSVEEADNLFSSMEKSGCAANSCLLNHIIRNLLQKGEIVRAGNYMSKADGKNCSLEAKTVSLLISLFQRKGNIGKT, encoded by the exons ATGCATTTTGTAAAATGG GGCTTTTGTACACATGGCGATTTGGTGAAAGCAAAGGAATTCGTTACTGAAATGAAGAATAAAGGTATGCGTCCTCCTGGTGTTGGGTTATTCAATTCAATAATGCACAACCTTTGCAACGAAGGAAGGGTAATGGAAGCACAAGACATCCTTGACTTGATCGTACACACAGGTGAGAGGCCTGATGTTATCACATTTAATACACTAATTGGTGGATATTGCCTAGTATGCAAGATGGAGGATGCGATGAAAGTATTTGATGCTATGGTATCATATAGTTTGGAACCTTGTAGTGTTACATATGGTATACTTATTAACGGCTATTGCAAGAACAGAAGGATTGACGATGGACTTACTTTGTTCCAAGAAATGTTGCGAAAGGGGGTTAAACCTACAGCTTTTAATTATAATGTTATACTGGATGGGTTATTTCTGGCTGGACGAATTGTTGATGCAAAGGAAAAGTTTCATGAGATGGTTGAATCTGGATTAAATGTGTGCATTGATACATACTGTATAGTTCTTGGTGGACTATGTAGAAATAATTGCTCTGATGAAGCAATCACATTGTTCCAGAAGTTACGGACAGCAAATATGAAATTTGATATTACAATTGCCAATATCATGATTGGTGCATTCTACAGGGTTCAGCGAAACCAAGAAGCTAAGAATTTGTTTGCTGCAATACCAGCCAATGGGTTGGTAGCTAATATTGTTACCTACAATATAATGATGGGAAATCTGATAAAGGAAGGTTCAGTGGAAGAAGCTGACAATCTTTTTTCATCGATGGAGAAGAGTGGATGTGCTGCCAACTCTTGTTTGCTAAATCATATCATCAGAAATCTACTGCAAAAGGGAGAGATAGTTAGAGCTGGAAATTATATGTCTAAAGCTGATGGGAAGAACTGCTCGCTTGAAGCTAAAACTGTTTCGCTGCTGATCTCTCTTTTTCAGCGGAAGGGAAATATAGGAAAAACATAA
- the LOC124708383 gene encoding RNA polymerase II-associated protein 3-like isoform X1: MMGGRYNRPNYSTYLNDEPMPDAASEKEQGNEYFKQKKFAEAIECYSRSIALSPTAVSFANRAMAYLKLRRFEEAENDCTEALNLDDRYVKAYSRRITARKGLGKLKEAMDDAEFAVSVDANNPELRKQYSEIKALLMEKMSKRSSVQAKHTISEFDKAGDRKDITSHPATGPQKDSFMEVDSSGRSGIKEFAGGASKGGSGASLKDNNMLQSRDAKQKPAPEISVQDLASRAASRYMSSTVKSVKTPKTAYDFEVSWRAISDDPAQQIQLLKSIPPESLPEIFKNALSSAFLIDIVKCTASIYRDDAVLAVNILENLAKVSRFDLIIMCLSPMHKSELRKVWGQTLLVETASTSRDQVEALKRLQAKYVQGGWHDDMFALS, translated from the exons ATG ATGGGTGGCCGTTACAATCGCCCGAACTATTCGACCTATCTGAACGATGAACCAATGCCTGACGCCGCGTCAGAAAAGGAGCAG GGCAATGAGTATTTCAAACAGAAGAAGTTTGCCGAAGCGATCGAGTGCTACTCGAGGAGCATCGCTTTGTCGCCCACGGCGGTTTCCTTCGCGAACCGAGCTATGGCGTACCTTAAACTAAGAAG ATTTGAGGAGGCAGAGAATGACTGCACTGAAGCTCTGAATCTGGATGACCGTTATGTTAAAGCATACTCACGCAGAATTACTGCAAGAAAAGGACTTGGGAAGCTTAAGGAAGCAATGGATG ATGCTGAATTTGCGGTAAGTGTCGATGCTAACAATCCAGAACTGAGGAAACAATATTCTGAGATAAAGGCCCTACTCATGGAG AAAATGTCCAAGAGAAGTTCAGTTCAAGCTAAACATACAATTTCTGAATTTGATAAAGCTGGAGATAGAAAAGATATCACTTCTCACCCAGCAACTGGTCCCCAGAAG GACAGTTTCATGGAAGTTGATTCGTCTGGGAGATCTGGGATCAAAGAGTTTGCAGGTGGTGCGTCGAAAGGAGGATCTGGTGCAAGCCTCAAAGACAATAATATGCTG CAATCTCGAGATGCTAAACAGAAGCCTGCACCAGAAATATCAGTACAAGATCTTGCATCACGTGCTGCTTCACGGTATATGTCCAGCACTGTAAAAAGTGTGAAGACACCAAAGACAGCTTATGATTTTGAGGTTTCTTGGAGAGCTATCTCTGACGACCCTGCCCAGCAAATACAGTTGTTAAAG TCGATTCCACCAGAGAGCCTACCGGAGATTTTTAAGAATGCACTTTCATCTGCTTTTCTGATTGATATCGTTAAGTGCACAGCCTCAATCTACCG GGATGATGCGGTGTTAGCAGTTAACATTTTGGAGAATTTGGCAAAAGTTTCTCGCTTTGACTTGATAATCATGTGCCTCTCTCCCATGCATAAATCTG AGCTGCGAAAGGTCTGGGGTCAAACATTGCTCGTCGAGACAGCGTCAACGTCGCGAGATCAAGTTGAAGCCCTCAAGCGGCTGCAAGCCAAATACGTTCAAGGGGGATGGCATGATGACATGTTCGCTTTGAGCTAG
- the LOC124708383 gene encoding RNA polymerase II-associated protein 3-like isoform X2 has protein sequence MMGGRYNRPNYSTYLNDEPMPDAASEKEQGNEYFKQKKFAEAIECYSRSIALSPTAVSFANRAMAYLKLRRFEEAENDCTEALNLDDRYVKAYSRRITARKGLGKLKEAMDDAEFAVSVDANNPELRKQYSEIKALLMEKMSKRSSVQAKHTISEFDKAGDRKDITSHPATGPQKDSFMEVDSSGRSGIKEFAGGASKGGSGASLKDNNMLQSRDAKQKPAPEISVQDLASRAASRYMSSTVKSVKTPKTAYDFEVSWRAISDDPAQQIQLLKSIPPESLPEIFKNALSSAFLIDIVKCTASIYRDDAVLAVNILENLAKVSRFDLIIMCLSPMHKSELRKVWGQTFLVENASRDQVEALKLLQAKYVQGGWDEDMFTFR, from the exons ATG ATGGGTGGCCGTTACAATCGCCCGAACTATTCGACCTATCTGAACGATGAACCAATGCCTGACGCCGCGTCAGAAAAGGAGCAG GGCAATGAGTATTTCAAACAGAAGAAGTTTGCCGAAGCGATCGAGTGCTACTCGAGGAGCATCGCTTTGTCGCCCACGGCGGTTTCCTTCGCGAACCGAGCTATGGCGTACCTTAAACTAAGAAG ATTTGAGGAGGCAGAGAATGACTGCACTGAAGCTCTGAATCTGGATGACCGTTATGTTAAAGCATACTCACGCAGAATTACTGCAAGAAAAGGACTTGGGAAGCTTAAGGAAGCAATGGATG ATGCTGAATTTGCGGTAAGTGTCGATGCTAACAATCCAGAACTGAGGAAACAATATTCTGAGATAAAGGCCCTACTCATGGAG AAAATGTCCAAGAGAAGTTCAGTTCAAGCTAAACATACAATTTCTGAATTTGATAAAGCTGGAGATAGAAAAGATATCACTTCTCACCCAGCAACTGGTCCCCAGAAG GACAGTTTCATGGAAGTTGATTCGTCTGGGAGATCTGGGATCAAAGAGTTTGCAGGTGGTGCGTCGAAAGGAGGATCTGGTGCAAGCCTCAAAGACAATAATATGCTG CAATCTCGAGATGCTAAACAGAAGCCTGCACCAGAAATATCAGTACAAGATCTTGCATCACGTGCTGCTTCACGGTATATGTCCAGCACTGTAAAAAGTGTGAAGACACCAAAGACAGCTTATGATTTTGAGGTTTCTTGGAGAGCTATCTCTGACGACCCTGCCCAGCAAATACAGTTGTTAAAG TCGATTCCACCAGAGAGCCTACCGGAGATTTTTAAGAATGCACTTTCATCTGCTTTTCTGATTGATATCGTTAAGTGCACAGCCTCAATCTACCG GGATGATGCGGTGTTAGCAGTTAACATTTTGGAGAATTTGGCAAAAGTTTCTCGCTTTGACTTGATAATCATGTGCCTCTCTCCCATGCATAAATCTG AGCTGCGGAAGGTCTGGGGTCAAACATTCCTAGTTGAAAATGCGTCGCGAGATCAAGTTGAAGCCCTCAAATTGCTGCAAGCCAAATACGTTCAAGGAGGATGGGATGAGGACATGTTCACTTTCCgctaa